The Merismopedia glauca CCAP 1448/3 genome has a segment encoding these proteins:
- a CDS encoding serine/threonine-protein kinase: MSQMLNNRYLIIQQLGSGGFGDTFIAEDVQIPSRRKCVIKLLKAVTQNPQLSQLIQQRFQREAALLEDLGRHSQIPTLYAYFQEASQFYLVQELIEGKTLSNKIAQEGLMNENAVRDFLKNILPVLNFVHNKRIVHRDIKPDNIIVRYSDGMPVLIDFGAVKESLGTVVNSQGQAASSIVIGTPGFMPSEQAAGRPVFSSDLYSIALTAIYLLTGKMPQELDVDPRNGEILWRQYAPHVTPVLAGVLDRAIQSHARERFASAREMLDALQSGNIYPASPSVGDVPPTVIGTQQANSVPPPNYNAQPSYQVPPTVVPTPQPQGYQQPGYPTPQPQGYQQPGYPTPQPQGYQQPGYPVNQYQQSGLVGGGGTFNTSAPVPAEIQGWNWGAFLMSGLWCLPNQVWIGLLSWIPYVGIPMPFILGAKGNVWAWRSRQWRSVEQFKAHQRGWAIAGIITWSSLFAIFIILAAIGSQDGKNNNSGSSNVSTTENSSPTPQASISPNPSISGDRETLPVEIGQLEAYRYKTGLFSLDIPQGWTLKEQSTSQQIFVGWQDKNENGAIFVIVGQNAEKLTDEGLGNKLKDYINSSFNTDGLKVESTDLPVKQPNGSVRVSFALRDKSLNVLLTGNGFIEQENNKLSYFLVFVPQSQYSKLLPSINMVIASYTLYGAAPLK, from the coding sequence ATGTCTCAAATGTTAAATAATCGGTATTTAATTATTCAACAACTAGGTTCAGGCGGGTTTGGAGATACATTTATCGCCGAAGATGTCCAAATTCCTTCTAGAAGAAAGTGTGTTATTAAACTCCTCAAAGCAGTTACCCAAAATCCCCAACTATCACAATTAATTCAGCAAAGATTTCAAAGAGAAGCTGCCTTATTAGAAGATTTAGGTCGTCACAGCCAAATTCCTACTCTCTACGCTTATTTCCAAGAAGCCAGCCAGTTTTATTTAGTCCAAGAACTGATAGAAGGTAAAACCCTTAGTAATAAAATAGCTCAAGAAGGCTTGATGAATGAAAATGCCGTGCGAGATTTCCTGAAAAATATCTTGCCAGTATTGAATTTTGTCCATAATAAACGAATTGTTCACAGAGACATCAAACCTGATAATATTATTGTTCGTTATAGCGATGGGATGCCCGTTTTAATTGACTTCGGAGCAGTTAAAGAATCTCTCGGTACGGTAGTCAATTCTCAAGGACAAGCTGCTAGTTCCATTGTTATTGGTACGCCAGGATTTATGCCTTCCGAGCAAGCGGCTGGCAGACCAGTTTTTAGTAGCGACTTGTATAGTATCGCTTTAACAGCTATTTACCTACTTACAGGTAAAATGCCCCAAGAATTGGATGTAGATCCTCGAAATGGAGAAATCCTCTGGCGACAGTATGCGCCTCATGTTACTCCAGTTTTAGCTGGAGTCTTAGATAGAGCAATTCAATCTCATGCGCGGGAAAGATTTGCTAGCGCTAGAGAAATGCTTGATGCATTGCAATCTGGGAATATTTACCCAGCTTCCCCTTCAGTGGGAGATGTTCCTCCCACAGTAATTGGAACACAGCAAGCTAACTCGGTTCCACCTCCAAACTACAATGCTCAACCTTCTTATCAAGTTCCCCCAACGGTAGTTCCCACACCGCAACCGCAAGGCTATCAGCAACCTGGTTATCCCACACCGCAACCGCAAGGCTATCAACAACCTGGTTATCCCACACCTCAACCGCAAGGCTATCAACAACCTGGTTATCCAGTCAACCAATATCAACAATCAGGTTTGGTGGGTGGAGGTGGTACGTTCAATACTTCAGCACCTGTTCCCGCAGAAATTCAAGGATGGAACTGGGGAGCATTCCTGATGTCAGGTTTATGGTGTTTACCTAACCAAGTTTGGATTGGATTACTGTCATGGATTCCCTATGTAGGTATACCTATGCCATTTATTTTAGGTGCTAAAGGAAATGTTTGGGCTTGGAGAAGTCGTCAGTGGCGTAGCGTGGAACAATTCAAAGCTCATCAAAGGGGTTGGGCGATCGCTGGTATAATTACTTGGTCTAGTTTATTCGCAATTTTCATCATTTTAGCTGCTATTGGTTCACAAGATGGAAAAAACAACAATTCTGGTAGTTCTAATGTAAGTACGACTGAAAATAGCTCTCCCACGCCTCAAGCTAGTATTTCTCCTAACCCATCAATATCTGGAGATAGAGAAACTTTACCTGTAGAAATAGGTCAATTAGAAGCTTATAGATATAAAACCGGTTTATTTTCCCTTGATATACCTCAAGGCTGGACTTTGAAAGAACAAAGTACTAGCCAACAGATATTTGTGGGATGGCAAGATAAAAATGAGAATGGAGCTATTTTCGTCATTGTGGGGCAAAATGCCGAGAAACTCACGGATGAAGGACTAGGAAATAAACTTAAGGACTATATAAATTCAAGTTTTAACACTGATGGTTTAAAAGTAGAGTCTACAGATTTACCTGTTAAGCAGCCTAATGGTTCGGTGAGAGTTTCTTTTGCTTTAAGAGATAAATCTCTGAATGTGTTGTTGACGGGAAATGGCTT